From a region of the Paracoccus contaminans genome:
- the uxuA gene encoding mannonate dehydratase: MRHTWRWFGPLDRVTVQDAAQAGATGIVSALHHIPTGDVWPQDEIAKRHAEIRAGGLVWDVVESVPVSEDIKTQRGDWRAHIVNWSETLRRLAGSGIRTVCYNFMPVLDWTRTDLRWETRHGARAMRFDLPDFVAFDIHILQRPGAAEDYPAALADEAARRFAVFSDSRIADLSRNIGAGLPGSADGYTLDQLRERLATYAGIDADRLRRHLTDFLAEVVPVAEQVGINICAHPDDPPWPLLGLPRILSTEGDYRAMLDAVPSRANGVTFCTGSLGARSDNDLPAMAARLAERIHFVHLRNVTREGEETPCSFFEDEHLEGGTDMVAVIAALLAEEARRRAEGRADAEIPMRPDHGQDILDDLTRMAQPGYPAIGRLKGLAELRGVERALSHPRLGIGA; encoded by the coding sequence ACATCCCGACCGGCGATGTCTGGCCGCAGGACGAGATCGCCAAGCGCCACGCCGAGATCCGTGCCGGCGGCCTTGTCTGGGACGTGGTCGAAAGCGTCCCCGTCAGCGAGGACATCAAGACGCAGCGGGGCGACTGGCGCGCGCACATCGTCAATTGGTCCGAAACGCTGCGCCGGCTGGCCGGCAGCGGCATCCGCACGGTCTGTTACAACTTCATGCCGGTGCTGGACTGGACGCGCACCGACCTGCGCTGGGAAACCCGCCATGGCGCGCGGGCGATGCGGTTTGACCTGCCCGATTTCGTCGCCTTCGACATCCACATCCTGCAACGCCCCGGCGCGGCCGAGGATTACCCCGCCGCCCTGGCGGACGAGGCAGCCCGCCGCTTTGCCGTCTTTTCCGACAGCCGCATCGCCGATCTGTCGCGCAACATCGGCGCGGGCCTGCCGGGATCGGCCGATGGCTATACGCTGGACCAGCTGCGCGAAAGGCTGGCCACCTATGCCGGCATCGACGCGGACCGGCTGCGCCGGCACCTGACGGATTTCCTGGCCGAGGTGGTGCCCGTCGCGGAACAGGTCGGCATCAATATCTGCGCCCATCCCGACGATCCGCCATGGCCGCTGCTGGGCCTGCCGCGCATCCTGTCCACGGAAGGCGATTACCGCGCCATGCTGGACGCCGTGCCGTCCCGCGCCAATGGCGTGACCTTCTGCACCGGATCGCTGGGCGCGCGGAGCGACAACGACCTGCCCGCGATGGCCGCCCGGCTGGCCGAGCGCATCCATTTCGTCCACCTGCGCAATGTCACGCGCGAGGGGGAGGAAACGCCCTGTTCCTTCTTCGAGGACGAGCATCTCGAGGGCGGCACCGACATGGTCGCCGTCATCGCCGCGCTGCTGGCCGAAGAGGCGCGGCGCCGGGCCGAAGGGCGGGCGGATGCCGAAATCCCCATGCGCCCCGATCACGGGCAGGACATCCTGGACGACCTGACGCGCATGGCGCAGCCCGGCTATCCGGCGATCGGGCGGCTGAAGGGCCTGGCGGAGTTGCGCGGCGTCGAGCGCGCCCTGTCCCACCCCCGGCTGGGGA